Proteins from one Telopea speciosissima isolate NSW1024214 ecotype Mountain lineage chromosome 1, Tspe_v1, whole genome shotgun sequence genomic window:
- the LOC122638698 gene encoding E3 ubiquitin-protein ligase At1g12760-like isoform X2, translating into MASTRSANSSQENLLDSTPLLGNSGGNRDDDRSRRFGRGPSLRGAARFLRRASSRRMMREPSMLVRETAAEQLEERQSDWAYSRPVVVLDIIWNLAFVVVAIAVLILSRNESPSMPLRLWVVGYALQCVLHIVCVIVEYRRRNPSQRRLISSEPNGDRSSGTLSSSSREDAGDAGEYGEYASEPHQDEEGTSVAKHLEFANTMFSFIWWIIGFYWVSSGGQALTHDSPQLYWLCIIFLAFDVFFVVFCVALACVIGIAVCCCLPCIIAILYAVADQEGASKEDIEQLPKYKFRKIGDYEKLSGEIQGPFGGIMTECDAETPIEHVLSLEDAECCICLSAYDDGVELRELPCGHHFHCTCIDKWLYINATCPLCKYNILKSGSQGREEV; encoded by the exons ATGGCGTCGACAAGGTCTGCAAATAGTTCTCAAGAGAATCTTTTAGATTCAACACCGTTGCTTGGGAATTCAGGAGGAAATCGAGATGATGATCGAAGTCGTCGATTTGGTCGGGGACCTAGTTTACGTGGAGCTGCTCGTTTCCTTCGGAGAGCGAGCAGTCGCCGGATGATGAGGGAGCCGTCGATGCTAGTGAGAGAGACGGCTGCGGAACAGTTGGAAGAACGACAGAGCGATTGGGCTTATTCGAGACCAGTTGTTGTTCTGGATATTATTTGGAATTTGGCGTTTGTTGTGGTAGCTATCGCTGTTCTTATTTTGAGCCGGAACGAGTCCCCCTCTATGCCTTTGAGGCTTTGGGTTGTAGGGTATGCTCTGCAGTGCGTGCTGCACATTGTTTGCGTTATTGTTGAGTATAGGCGTCGCAATCCATCTCAGCGGCGATTAATATCCTCGGAGCCTAATGGAGATAGGAGTAGTGGGACTTTGAGCTCAAGCTCTCGGGAGGATGCGGGCGATGCTGGCGAGTATGGTGAATATGCTTCAGAGCCGCATCAGGACGAGGAGGGAACCAG TGTTGCAAAGCATTTGGAATTTGCAAATACGATGTTTTCATTCATATGGTGGATTATTGGATTCTACTGGGTATCTTCGGGTGGCCAAGCTTTGACTCATGATTCGCCTCAGCTCTACTG GCTTTGCAtaattttccttgcatttgATGTTTTCTTTGTCGTTTTTTGTGTGGCCCTCGCATGCGTGATTGGTATTGCTGTTTGCTGCTGTCTTCCATGTATTATTGCAATCCTATATGCTGTTGCAGATCAG GAAGGTGCATCCAAGGAGGACATTGAGCAACTACCGAAATACAAATTCCGGAAGATTGGTGATTATGAGAAACTCAGTGGTGAGATACAAGGACCTTTTGGAGGAATAATGACTGAATGTGACGCTGAAACACCCATTGAGCATGTTCTTTCACTGGAGGATGCT GAATGTTGCATTTGCCTCTCTGCCTATGATGATGGAGTTGAGCTGCGTGAGCTTCCTTGTGGTCACCATTTTCACTGTACCTGCATAGACAAGTGGTTGTACATCAATGCTACTTGTCCACTCTGCAAGTACAACATCTTAAAGAGTGGAAGCCAAGGTAGGGAGGAGGTGTAG
- the LOC122638698 gene encoding E3 ubiquitin-protein ligase At1g12760-like isoform X1, with the protein MASTRSANSSQENLLDSTPLLGNSGGNRDDDRSRRFGRGPSLRGAARFLRRASSRRMMREPSMLVRETAAEQLEERQSDWAYSRPVVVLDIIWNLAFVVVAIAVLILSRNESPSMPLRLWVVGYALQCVLHIVCVIVEYRRRNPSQRRLISSEPNGDRSSGTLSSSSREDAGDAGEYGEYASEPHQDEEGTSVAKHLEFANTMFSFIWWIIGFYWVSSGGQALTHDSPQLYWLCIIFLAFDVFFVVFCVALACVIGIAVCCCLPCIIAILYAVADQQEGASKEDIEQLPKYKFRKIGDYEKLSGEIQGPFGGIMTECDAETPIEHVLSLEDAECCICLSAYDDGVELRELPCGHHFHCTCIDKWLYINATCPLCKYNILKSGSQGREEV; encoded by the exons ATGGCGTCGACAAGGTCTGCAAATAGTTCTCAAGAGAATCTTTTAGATTCAACACCGTTGCTTGGGAATTCAGGAGGAAATCGAGATGATGATCGAAGTCGTCGATTTGGTCGGGGACCTAGTTTACGTGGAGCTGCTCGTTTCCTTCGGAGAGCGAGCAGTCGCCGGATGATGAGGGAGCCGTCGATGCTAGTGAGAGAGACGGCTGCGGAACAGTTGGAAGAACGACAGAGCGATTGGGCTTATTCGAGACCAGTTGTTGTTCTGGATATTATTTGGAATTTGGCGTTTGTTGTGGTAGCTATCGCTGTTCTTATTTTGAGCCGGAACGAGTCCCCCTCTATGCCTTTGAGGCTTTGGGTTGTAGGGTATGCTCTGCAGTGCGTGCTGCACATTGTTTGCGTTATTGTTGAGTATAGGCGTCGCAATCCATCTCAGCGGCGATTAATATCCTCGGAGCCTAATGGAGATAGGAGTAGTGGGACTTTGAGCTCAAGCTCTCGGGAGGATGCGGGCGATGCTGGCGAGTATGGTGAATATGCTTCAGAGCCGCATCAGGACGAGGAGGGAACCAG TGTTGCAAAGCATTTGGAATTTGCAAATACGATGTTTTCATTCATATGGTGGATTATTGGATTCTACTGGGTATCTTCGGGTGGCCAAGCTTTGACTCATGATTCGCCTCAGCTCTACTG GCTTTGCAtaattttccttgcatttgATGTTTTCTTTGTCGTTTTTTGTGTGGCCCTCGCATGCGTGATTGGTATTGCTGTTTGCTGCTGTCTTCCATGTATTATTGCAATCCTATATGCTGTTGCAGATCAG CAGGAAGGTGCATCCAAGGAGGACATTGAGCAACTACCGAAATACAAATTCCGGAAGATTGGTGATTATGAGAAACTCAGTGGTGAGATACAAGGACCTTTTGGAGGAATAATGACTGAATGTGACGCTGAAACACCCATTGAGCATGTTCTTTCACTGGAGGATGCT GAATGTTGCATTTGCCTCTCTGCCTATGATGATGGAGTTGAGCTGCGTGAGCTTCCTTGTGGTCACCATTTTCACTGTACCTGCATAGACAAGTGGTTGTACATCAATGCTACTTGTCCACTCTGCAAGTACAACATCTTAAAGAGTGGAAGCCAAGGTAGGGAGGAGGTGTAG